A stretch of the Microcella sp. genome encodes the following:
- a CDS encoding HAD family hydrolase, with the protein MTLLFVFDMDDVLYDYDWRARMAELTEITGHDLHELRRRWWISGLEWKAEAGDPSDPDEYLARVAGVIGAEISREEWVRIRSEATNARPAALDAVRRAAELGQVALLTNNGILIHHHLHEVAAELVPIMGRENLHASAFFGARKPDPVVFERVLAHYGAAATDTFFADDLVENVAGAASIGITGHLYVDEASLLAAIEAFAAEARAA; encoded by the coding sequence GTGACCCTGCTCTTCGTGTTCGACATGGACGACGTTCTCTACGACTACGACTGGCGCGCGCGCATGGCAGAGCTCACCGAGATCACCGGCCACGACCTGCACGAGCTGCGCCGACGATGGTGGATCAGCGGCCTGGAGTGGAAGGCCGAAGCCGGCGACCCGAGCGACCCTGACGAATACCTCGCTCGCGTGGCAGGCGTGATCGGGGCTGAGATCTCGCGCGAGGAGTGGGTGCGCATCCGCTCAGAGGCAACGAACGCGCGGCCCGCCGCCCTCGACGCCGTGCGCCGCGCAGCCGAGCTCGGGCAAGTCGCTCTTCTCACGAACAACGGCATCCTCATCCACCATCACCTTCACGAGGTGGCGGCTGAGCTCGTACCCATCATGGGGCGCGAGAACCTGCATGCCTCGGCGTTCTTCGGTGCACGGAAGCCCGACCCGGTCGTCTTCGAGCGCGTGCTCGCCCACTACGGGGCCGCGGCTACTGACACGTTCTTCGCCGACGATCTCGTCGAGAATGTCGCCGGCGCCGCGTCGATCGGCATCACCGGCCACCTCTACGTGGACGAGGCCTCGCTGCTCGCGGCGATCGAGGCCTTCGCCGCCGAGGCCCGCGCCGCGTAG
- a CDS encoding MraY family glycosyltransferase: protein MTFYLLVALIAALVSFAASWAVLRLGHRYKLYPGIRDRDVHTSPTPRLGGIAIVVGIVVALSIASQISWFNLVFADPFPVIAIVLAALVMLTIGVIDDLYDLNWMTKLAGQLLVAGFLAWSSLQLTSLPIGPNNGITVLSPTMSLFITVLAVVLVMNAVNFIDGLDGLVAGVTIIAGTVFFIYSYLLSIDTAQTAFNLASLVMAVLLGATAGFLPFNWHPAKIFMGDGGALVIGMLMAVSTISVTGQITPNIDPSQLVTAFLPLMLPFAVLVVPLLDFGLAVLRRLRAGKSPFSADRKHLHHRLLDMGHSHFHAVLIFYGWTTVVAFGTLLFLFVAWWWALTAIVIGLIVCTAFTLAPLSRRKRIEAAAQSARDNEITLARFDPLDAAAPDALDDSELSDELTVPHQEETR, encoded by the coding sequence GTGACTTTCTATCTGCTCGTCGCGCTCATCGCCGCGCTGGTGAGCTTCGCGGCGTCGTGGGCCGTGCTGCGGCTCGGTCACCGCTACAAGCTGTACCCGGGTATTCGCGATCGCGATGTGCACACCTCGCCCACGCCGCGCCTCGGCGGCATCGCGATCGTCGTCGGCATCGTCGTCGCCCTCTCGATCGCCTCGCAGATCAGCTGGTTCAACCTGGTCTTCGCCGATCCGTTCCCCGTCATCGCGATCGTGCTCGCCGCGCTCGTCATGCTGACCATCGGGGTCATCGACGATCTCTACGACCTCAACTGGATGACGAAGCTCGCCGGCCAGCTGCTCGTCGCTGGGTTTCTCGCCTGGTCGAGCCTGCAGCTGACGTCGTTGCCGATTGGGCCCAACAACGGCATCACCGTGCTCTCGCCGACGATGTCACTCTTCATTACGGTTCTCGCAGTCGTGCTCGTGATGAACGCTGTCAACTTCATCGACGGCCTCGACGGTCTCGTCGCAGGCGTCACGATCATCGCCGGCACGGTGTTCTTCATCTACAGCTATCTACTCTCGATCGACACGGCGCAGACCGCCTTCAACCTCGCCTCGCTCGTCATGGCCGTGCTGCTGGGCGCCACGGCGGGCTTTCTGCCGTTCAACTGGCACCCCGCGAAGATCTTCATGGGCGACGGGGGAGCCCTCGTCATCGGCATGCTCATGGCGGTGTCGACGATTTCGGTCACCGGTCAGATCACGCCCAACATCGACCCCAGTCAGCTCGTCACGGCGTTCCTGCCGCTCATGCTGCCCTTCGCCGTGCTTGTTGTGCCGCTGCTCGACTTCGGGCTCGCCGTGCTGCGGCGCCTGCGGGCGGGCAAATCTCCGTTCAGCGCCGACCGCAAGCACCTGCATCACCGACTTCTCGACATGGGGCACTCGCACTTTCATGCCGTGCTGATTTTCTACGGCTGGACCACCGTCGTGGCCTTCGGCACTCTGCTGTTCCTGTTCGTCGCCTGGTGGTGGGCGCTCACGGCGATCGTCATCGGGCTCATCGTCTGCACGGCGTTCACCCTCGCGCCCCTCAGCCGCCGCAAGCGCATCGAGGCGGCTGCGCAGTCGGCGCGCGACAACGAGATCACCCTCGCCCGGTTCGACCCGCTGGATGCTGCTGCCCCCGATGCCCTCGATGACAGCGAACTCTCCGATGAGTTGACCGTTCCCCACCAGGAGGAAACCCGATGA
- the thrC gene encoding threonine synthase: protein MATQWRGLLHEYADRLDVSDATPIITLGEGGTPLIPAPYLSERTGAKVFVKFEGMNPTGSFKDRGMTMAISKAVEHGAKAVICASTGNTSASAAAYATHAGITAAVLVPEGKIALGKLSQAIAHKAELIQIEGNFDDCLDIARDLSSNYPVHLVNSVNPDRIEGQKTAAFEIVEVLHDAPDFHIVPVGNAGNYTAYHRGYREELDRGATTRMPRMLGFQAAGSAPIVLGEPVKKPETIASAIRIGNPASWELALVARDDSNGYFGAISDEHILVAHRLLSQEVGIFVEPASAISVAGLLERSEAGMIPAGSTVVLTVTGHGLKDPQWALKGADGVDVSPTVVPVDTAEVASVLGLKKVSA from the coding sequence ATGGCCACGCAATGGCGGGGACTCCTGCACGAATACGCCGATCGCCTCGATGTCTCCGACGCGACGCCGATCATCACGCTCGGCGAGGGCGGCACGCCGCTCATTCCGGCCCCCTACCTCTCTGAGCGCACGGGCGCGAAGGTCTTCGTCAAGTTCGAGGGCATGAACCCTACGGGCTCGTTCAAAGACCGCGGCATGACGATGGCCATCTCGAAAGCCGTCGAGCACGGTGCGAAGGCCGTCATCTGCGCCTCGACCGGCAACACCTCGGCCTCGGCCGCCGCCTACGCGACGCACGCAGGCATCACCGCGGCCGTGCTCGTGCCCGAGGGCAAGATCGCGCTCGGCAAGCTGAGCCAGGCCATCGCCCACAAGGCCGAGCTCATTCAGATCGAAGGCAACTTCGACGACTGCCTTGACATCGCGCGCGACCTCTCGTCGAACTACCCCGTGCACCTCGTCAACTCGGTCAACCCCGACCGCATCGAGGGGCAGAAGACGGCGGCCTTCGAGATCGTCGAGGTGCTGCACGACGCCCCCGACTTCCACATCGTGCCCGTGGGCAACGCGGGCAACTACACCGCGTACCACCGCGGCTACCGCGAAGAGCTCGACCGCGGTGCCACGACGCGCATGCCGCGCATGCTGGGCTTCCAGGCCGCCGGCAGTGCGCCGATCGTGCTCGGCGAGCCGGTCAAGAAGCCCGAGACGATCGCGAGCGCGATCCGCATCGGCAACCCCGCGTCGTGGGAGCTCGCGCTCGTCGCGCGCGACGACAGCAACGGCTACTTCGGCGCCATCTCCGACGAGCACATCCTCGTCGCCCACCGCTTGCTCTCGCAGGAGGTCGGCATCTTCGTCGAGCCCGCTTCGGCGATCTCGGTGGCGGGCCTGCTCGAGCGGTCAGAGGCCGGGATGATCCCCGCGGGCTCCACGGTCGTGCTCACGGTCACCGGCCACGGGCTGAAAGACCCGCAGTGGGCTCTCAAGGGCGCTGACGGCGTCGACGTGTCGCCGACAGTCGTACCGGTCGATACCGCCGAGGTCGCCTCGGTGCTGGGGCTGAAGAAGGTCAGCGCGTGA
- a CDS encoding L-threonylcarbamoyladenylate synthase, producing the protein MTAVYDCSIESELLEGLRAARGAIGRGELVVLPTDTVYGLAADAFRAEAVQRLLDAKERGRDAPPPVLIPGIPTLNALAENVPEAVEKLVKEFWPGGLTVIVEARESLLWDLGETKGTVALRMPDNRHALHLLADTGPLAVSSANISGMPAARTAADALTMLGDRVSVYLDGGTVGVEVEPGADQASTIVDATNLHLPEGKLRIVRQGVIPADEIARVVGAELVA; encoded by the coding sequence ATGACCGCCGTGTACGACTGCTCGATCGAGAGCGAGCTGCTCGAGGGTCTGCGGGCGGCACGTGGCGCCATCGGCCGGGGCGAGCTCGTCGTGCTGCCGACCGACACCGTCTACGGCCTCGCGGCCGATGCCTTCCGCGCCGAGGCCGTGCAGAGGTTGCTCGATGCGAAAGAGCGGGGCCGCGATGCACCGCCGCCCGTGCTCATTCCGGGCATCCCGACCCTCAACGCACTCGCCGAGAACGTGCCCGAGGCGGTCGAGAAGCTCGTGAAAGAGTTCTGGCCGGGCGGTCTCACCGTCATCGTCGAGGCCCGCGAGTCTCTGCTGTGGGATCTCGGCGAGACCAAGGGCACCGTCGCCCTGCGCATGCCCGACAACCGCCACGCCCTGCACCTGCTCGCCGACACCGGCCCCCTCGCCGTCTCAAGCGCCAATATCAGCGGGATGCCCGCCGCCCGCACCGCGGCTGACGCGCTGACGATGCTCGGCGACCGGGTAAGCGTGTACCTCGACGGCGGCACGGTCGGTGTCGAGGTCGAGCCGGGCGCCGACCAGGCCTCGACGATCGTCGACGCCACCAACCTGCATCTGCCCGAGGGCAAACTGCGCATCGTGCGGCAAGGCGTTATCCCCGCCGACGAGATCGCCCGCGTCGTCGGCGCGGAGCTTGTGGCGTGA
- the rho gene encoding transcription termination factor Rho has protein sequence MTDPIIRASSPEIPANLSALKLAQLQQLALELGVPGASKLRKGELVAAITDNQSPASAEPASETAADEPASAEVPAASAAPSADAGESAADTGARRRGSRRVSSDTLTPKAAAEATNAAPTSTGDDAAEASDASKSSSASTDSGDADGTESAEKQNADSTDGDSASGSGRNRSRSRNRRGGDRAENGDGNGQQGNQQNAQQGNQRGGQQGVAGGRGGNRNDNRADNRADDNGNDTQSNDSRQGGNRGPQSERADQDADGRNRNRGRGRDRKRGPGGDEIEPEISDDDVLIPVAGILDVLDNYAFVRTTGYLPGPSDVYVSLGQVKKYALRKGDAVVGAIRQPREGENQGRQKYNALVRVDSINGQTLEEAGARVEFSALTPLYPTERLRLETDASTLSTRIIDLAAPIGKGQRGLIVSPPKAGKTLVLQAIADSIAKNNPEVHLMVVLVDERPEEVTDMQRSVKGEVIASTFDRPAEDHTTVAELAIERAKRLVELGHDVVVLLDSITRLGRAYNVTAPTSGRILSGGVDSAALYPPKRFFGAARNIEDGGSLTILATALVETGSKMDEVIFEEFKGTGNMELRLSRQLADKRIFPAVDISASGTRREEMLLGADEVRVTWQLRRALASLDTQQALELVLGKLKETGSNVEFLVAVQKSLPQASAAHTD, from the coding sequence GTGACTGATCCCATCATCCGTGCTTCGAGCCCGGAGATTCCCGCCAACCTGAGCGCCCTCAAGCTCGCGCAGCTGCAGCAGCTCGCCCTCGAGCTCGGCGTGCCCGGCGCATCGAAACTTCGCAAGGGAGAGCTTGTGGCAGCGATCACCGACAACCAGAGCCCCGCGAGCGCCGAGCCCGCGAGCGAGACTGCGGCCGACGAGCCTGCGAGCGCCGAGGTCCCCGCCGCATCGGCGGCGCCGTCGGCAGACGCCGGCGAGTCCGCCGCTGACACCGGCGCGCGCCGACGCGGTTCGCGCCGCGTCTCGAGCGACACGCTCACCCCGAAAGCCGCGGCCGAAGCGACCAACGCTGCCCCGACCTCGACGGGCGACGACGCAGCCGAGGCGTCGGACGCGTCGAAGTCGTCCAGCGCATCCACCGACAGCGGCGATGCTGACGGCACCGAATCGGCCGAGAAGCAGAATGCCGACTCGACCGACGGTGACAGCGCCAGCGGCTCGGGCCGCAACCGCAGCCGCAGCCGCAATCGCCGTGGCGGCGACCGTGCCGAGAACGGTGACGGCAACGGCCAGCAGGGCAATCAGCAGAACGCCCAGCAGGGCAATCAGCGCGGCGGCCAGCAGGGCGTCGCAGGGGGTCGTGGCGGCAACCGCAACGACAACCGCGCCGACAACCGCGCCGACGACAATGGCAACGACACCCAGTCGAACGACTCGCGCCAGGGCGGCAACCGCGGCCCGCAGAGCGAGCGCGCCGATCAAGATGCCGATGGCCGCAACCGCAACCGCGGCCGTGGTCGTGATCGCAAGCGCGGCCCCGGCGGCGACGAGATCGAGCCCGAGATCAGCGACGATGACGTGCTGATTCCCGTTGCGGGCATCCTCGATGTGCTCGACAACTACGCCTTCGTGCGCACGACCGGCTACCTGCCGGGCCCGAGCGACGTCTACGTCTCGCTCGGCCAGGTTAAGAAGTACGCGCTGCGCAAGGGCGACGCCGTCGTCGGCGCGATCCGCCAGCCGCGCGAAGGCGAGAACCAGGGCCGCCAGAAGTACAACGCCCTCGTTCGCGTCGACTCGATCAACGGCCAGACGCTCGAAGAAGCCGGCGCCCGCGTCGAGTTCAGCGCGCTCACGCCGCTCTACCCGACTGAGCGTCTGCGTCTCGAGACCGACGCCAGCACGCTGTCGACGCGCATCATCGACCTCGCCGCACCGATCGGCAAGGGCCAGCGCGGCCTCATCGTCTCGCCCCCCAAGGCGGGCAAGACCCTCGTACTGCAGGCCATCGCCGACTCGATTGCGAAGAACAACCCTGAGGTGCACCTCATGGTCGTGCTCGTCGACGAGCGACCCGAAGAAGTCACCGACATGCAGCGCTCGGTCAAGGGCGAGGTCATCGCCTCGACCTTCGATCGCCCGGCAGAAGACCACACGACGGTCGCTGAGCTCGCCATCGAGCGCGCGAAGCGTCTCGTCGAGCTCGGACACGACGTCGTCGTGCTGCTCGACTCGATTACCCGCCTGGGCCGCGCGTACAACGTGACCGCGCCGACGAGCGGGCGCATCCTCTCGGGTGGCGTCGACTCGGCCGCGCTCTACCCGCCGAAGCGCTTCTTCGGGGCGGCGCGCAACATCGAAGATGGCGGCTCGCTGACAATTCTCGCCACGGCGCTCGTTGAGACCGGCTCGAAGATGGACGAGGTGATCTTCGAAGAGTTCAAGGGCACCGGCAACATGGAGCTTCGCCTTTCGCGCCAGCTCGCCGACAAGCGCATCTTCCCGGCCGTCGACATCTCTGCCTCGGGCACTCGTCGCGAGGAGATGCTGCTCGGCGCCGACGAGGTGCGCGTCACCTGGCAGTTGCGTCGTGCGCTCGCCAGCCTCGACACCCAGCAGGCGCTCGAGCTCGTGCTCGGCAAGCTGAAAGAGACCGGCTCGAACGTCGAGTTCTTGGTCGCGGTGCAGAAGTCGCTGCCGCAGGCGAGCGCCGCGCACACCGACTGA
- a CDS encoding N(5)-(carboxyethyl)ornithine synthase — MTSPDPAPALLHLGVMANSRKPDERRLPIHPGHLERIYPDLRAHMTLERGYGARFGIADAELEPLVAGIADRAEVIARSDVVLLPKPQASDLADLRDGQVLWGWPHCVQDRAITQLAIDKGLTLIAWEAMNHWRDDGSFGLHVFHKNNELAGYCSVIHGLELCGSTGDYGRRLTAVVIGFGATARGAVTALNAHGIHDVRVLTNRDIAAVSAPIPSVDIVQFEHDDDPAIGSTVNTDDGPVALAAYLAENDIVVNCTLQDPNAPLTYLELDDLDAFRPGSLIIDVSIDEGMGFSWARPTSFADPMFTVGDSTNYYAVDHSPSLLWNSTTWEISEALMPFLRAVMEGPASWADSDTITRAIEIEDGRVRNEAILTFQGRTAEYPYEVA, encoded by the coding sequence ATGACCTCACCCGACCCTGCACCCGCCCTGCTGCACCTCGGCGTGATGGCGAACTCGCGCAAACCCGACGAGCGGCGCCTGCCGATCCACCCCGGCCACCTCGAACGCATCTACCCCGATCTGCGCGCGCACATGACTCTCGAGCGCGGTTACGGTGCGCGGTTCGGCATCGCGGATGCTGAGCTCGAGCCCCTCGTCGCCGGGATAGCCGACCGTGCTGAGGTGATCGCCCGTTCTGACGTCGTGCTGCTGCCGAAGCCACAGGCTTCCGATCTGGCTGACCTGCGCGACGGCCAGGTGCTGTGGGGCTGGCCGCACTGCGTGCAAGACCGTGCGATCACCCAGCTCGCGATCGACAAGGGCCTGACGCTCATCGCGTGGGAGGCCATGAACCACTGGCGGGATGACGGCAGCTTCGGGCTGCACGTCTTTCACAAGAACAACGAGCTCGCCGGCTACTGCTCCGTGATTCACGGCCTCGAGCTGTGCGGCTCGACGGGCGACTACGGCCGCCGCCTGACCGCGGTCGTGATCGGGTTCGGCGCGACCGCGCGCGGTGCGGTGACGGCGCTCAATGCGCACGGCATCCACGATGTGCGCGTGCTCACGAATCGCGACATCGCCGCGGTCAGCGCACCCATCCCCTCCGTCGACATCGTGCAATTCGAGCACGACGACGACCCCGCTATCGGCAGCACGGTCAACACCGACGACGGGCCGGTCGCACTCGCGGCCTATCTCGCCGAGAACGACATCGTCGTCAACTGCACGCTGCAAGACCCGAACGCTCCCCTGACCTATCTGGAGCTCGACGACCTCGACGCCTTCCGGCCGGGCAGCCTCATCATCGACGTGTCGATCGACGAAGGCATGGGGTTCAGCTGGGCACGGCCCACCTCGTTCGCCGATCCGATGTTCACGGTCGGCGACTCGACGAACTACTACGCCGTCGACCACAGCCCCTCCCTGCTCTGGAACTCGACGACGTGGGAGATCAGCGAAGCGCTCATGCCCTTCTTGCGCGCGGTCATGGAGGGCCCGGCGTCGTGGGCCGACTCCGACACGATCACGCGTGCGATCGAGATCGAGGATGGCCGGGTGCGCAACGAGGCGATCCTGACGTTCCAGGGGCGGACTGCGGAGTACCCGTACGAAGTCGCGTAA
- the prmC gene encoding peptide chain release factor N(5)-glutamine methyltransferase has translation MSIPDLAALRDHAIRVLGEAGVPTPEADADLLIGHVLGMSRGQVQAKALVGAPVDAEQVMTVTEFIERRALREPVQHITGVAPFRTLELAVGPGVFVPRPETELVVQFAIDALAAVASSQPLAVDLGSGSGAIALAMAVEVPHAQVVAVENSPQAFVWTTRNVRRYGDDRVRLVFADLADALPELDGTVDVVASNPPYIPVGAVPRDPEVRLFDPEHALYSGADGLDAVRALVVTAHRLLRPGGTLVIEHGELQAEPIAALVRAGGFTAVASHRDLLGRDRATTATR, from the coding sequence GTGAGCATCCCCGACCTCGCCGCTCTGCGCGACCACGCCATCCGGGTGCTCGGCGAGGCTGGCGTGCCGACCCCCGAGGCCGACGCCGACCTGCTCATCGGGCACGTGCTCGGCATGAGCCGCGGGCAGGTGCAGGCCAAGGCTCTCGTCGGCGCGCCCGTCGACGCCGAGCAGGTCATGACTGTCACCGAGTTCATCGAGCGGCGTGCCCTGCGCGAGCCCGTGCAGCACATCACCGGCGTCGCGCCGTTCCGCACCCTCGAGCTCGCCGTCGGCCCGGGCGTCTTCGTGCCGAGGCCCGAGACCGAGCTCGTCGTGCAGTTCGCGATCGACGCCCTCGCCGCCGTCGCGAGCTCGCAGCCCCTCGCGGTCGACCTCGGCAGCGGCAGCGGAGCGATCGCCCTCGCTATGGCAGTCGAGGTGCCGCATGCCCAGGTCGTCGCCGTCGAGAACTCTCCGCAGGCCTTCGTCTGGACCACCCGCAACGTGCGCCGCTACGGCGACGACAGGGTGCGGCTCGTCTTCGCCGATCTCGCGGATGCTCTCCCCGAGCTCGACGGCACCGTCGACGTCGTCGCCTCCAACCCGCCCTACATCCCCGTGGGTGCGGTTCCTCGCGACCCCGAGGTGCGCCTCTTCGACCCCGAGCACGCTCTCTACTCGGGTGCCGACGGCCTGGACGCCGTGCGCGCGCTCGTCGTCACAGCGCACCGCCTGCTGCGACCCGGCGGCACCCTCGTGATCGAGCACGGCGAGCTGCAGGCCGAACCCATCGCGGCCCTTGTGCGCGCGGGCGGCTTCACTGCGGTGGCCTCGCACCGTGACCTGCTCGGCCGCGACCGCGCGACCACCGCCACCCGGTAA
- the thrB gene encoding homoserine kinase translates to MSGAASTTIDPRLAGRRVLVKVPATTANLGPGFDTLGLALSVYDELEVSVRDEPGALVEVHGVGEGEVPTDASNLVVRSILHTFEKHGVTAPGLHLVARNVIPHGRGMGSSGAAIVAGVMAAKGLLDGIVELGPDDLLARATELEGHPDNVAPALFGGLTIAWVTTEGPQHKRLTVHRGVSLLVAVPVESTMSTALARSLQPESVPHQDAIFNVSRSALLIAALIQSPELLHAATEDKLHQSYRASAMPETNALIQVLREHGLAAVVSGAGPSVLVLCSDPSQRLLAAELIEKHATTPWESHMLAVDFKGATVVTHPAEAAA, encoded by the coding sequence GTGAGCGGCGCCGCTTCGACCACGATCGACCCGCGCCTCGCTGGTCGCCGCGTGCTCGTGAAGGTTCCGGCGACCACCGCCAACCTCGGCCCCGGCTTCGACACACTCGGGCTTGCCCTGTCGGTCTACGACGAGCTCGAGGTGAGTGTGCGCGACGAACCGGGCGCTCTCGTCGAGGTGCACGGCGTGGGCGAGGGCGAAGTGCCCACCGACGCGTCGAACCTCGTGGTGCGCTCGATTCTGCACACCTTCGAGAAGCACGGCGTCACGGCTCCCGGTCTGCACCTTGTCGCCCGCAACGTCATTCCGCACGGTCGCGGCATGGGCTCGTCGGGCGCGGCCATCGTCGCCGGGGTCATGGCGGCCAAAGGCTTGCTCGACGGAATCGTCGAACTCGGGCCGGATGACCTGCTCGCACGAGCAACCGAGCTCGAAGGGCACCCTGACAATGTTGCTCCCGCGTTGTTCGGCGGCCTCACGATCGCCTGGGTCACGACTGAAGGCCCGCAGCACAAGCGGCTGACCGTGCACCGCGGCGTCTCGTTGCTCGTCGCTGTGCCGGTCGAGAGCACGATGTCGACGGCGCTCGCGCGCTCGCTGCAGCCCGAGTCGGTGCCGCACCAGGATGCGATCTTCAACGTTTCGCGGTCGGCGCTGCTCATCGCCGCGCTCATCCAAAGCCCCGAACTGCTGCACGCCGCCACCGAAGACAAGCTGCACCAGAGCTACCGCGCCAGCGCCATGCCTGAGACCAACGCCCTCATCCAGGTGCTGCGCGAGCACGGCCTCGCGGCGGTCGTCTCCGGGGCCGGACCCTCGGTGCTCGTGCTCTGCAGCGACCCCTCGCAGCGGCTGCTCGCGGCCGAGCTCATCGAGAAGCACGCCACCACGCCGTGGGAATCGCACATGCTGGCCGTCGATTTCAAGGGTGCTACAGTGGTCACGCATCCGGCCGAGGCCGCGGCATAG
- a CDS encoding helix-turn-helix domain-containing protein, with protein MARFSTTQPGDLIRRARLDAGLTQSELARRAGISQPSLAQMEKGTRSASDEMLERVLRAADYRPSLPLADFADQITALAAHRGIERVRVFGSTVRGEDHFDSDIDLIVSAGPRVDLFDLALFAEEVRALTGFPVDVVTDTADSPQAAQAALEAVAL; from the coding sequence ATGGCTCGCTTCTCGACGACGCAGCCCGGCGACCTCATCCGCCGGGCGCGACTCGACGCCGGGCTCACTCAGAGCGAGCTCGCACGACGGGCGGGCATCAGCCAGCCGAGCCTCGCGCAGATGGAGAAGGGCACGCGCAGTGCCTCAGACGAGATGCTCGAGCGAGTGCTGCGTGCGGCCGACTATCGCCCGTCGCTGCCGCTTGCCGATTTCGCCGATCAGATCACCGCGCTGGCGGCACATCGGGGGATCGAGCGGGTTCGGGTGTTCGGCTCGACCGTCCGGGGCGAAGACCACTTCGACAGCGACATTGATCTCATCGTGTCGGCCGGCCCGCGGGTCGACCTCTTCGACCTGGCGCTGTTTGCGGAGGAGGTGCGCGCCTTGACCGGGTTCCCGGTCGACGTGGTCACGGACACCGCCGACTCTCCGCAGGCCGCACAGGCAGCACTCGAGGCGGTCGCGCTGTGA
- the prfA gene encoding peptide chain release factor 1, translating into MFESVDSLIAEHEALQEQLGDPAVHADAARAKKLNRRYAELSQIVAAYENWRQADEDLIAARELAKDDEAFADEVPSLEQALTERAEKLRRLLIPRDPDDGRDVIMEIKGGEGGEESALFAADLLRMYSYYAESKGWKVELLDATRSDMGGYKDVQVAIKGTSSDPAQGPWANLKYEGGVHRVQRVPATESQGRIHTSTTGVLVFPEVDEPEEVDINQNDLKIDVYRSSGPGGQSVNTTDSAVRITHLPTGIVVSMQNEKSQLQNREAAMRVLRARILARQQEERDAVASDARKSQIRGMDRSERIRTYNFPENRIADHRTGYKAYNLDTVMNGALGPVVESCIQADEEARLDALGDTEA; encoded by the coding sequence ATGTTCGAGTCGGTCGACTCACTCATCGCCGAGCACGAAGCACTGCAAGAGCAGCTCGGCGACCCCGCCGTGCACGCCGATGCCGCGCGCGCCAAGAAGCTCAACCGGCGCTATGCCGAGCTGAGCCAGATCGTCGCGGCCTACGAGAACTGGCGGCAGGCCGACGAAGACCTCATCGCCGCGCGCGAGCTGGCGAAAGACGACGAGGCCTTCGCTGACGAGGTGCCCTCGCTCGAGCAGGCGCTCACCGAGCGCGCCGAGAAGCTGCGGCGCCTGCTGATTCCGCGCGACCCCGACGACGGGCGCGACGTGATCATGGAGATCAAGGGCGGCGAGGGCGGCGAAGAGTCGGCGCTGTTCGCGGCGGACCTGCTGCGCATGTACAGCTACTACGCCGAGTCGAAGGGCTGGAAGGTCGAGCTGCTCGACGCGACGCGCAGCGACATGGGCGGCTACAAAGACGTGCAGGTCGCTATCAAGGGCACCTCGAGCGACCCTGCTCAGGGCCCGTGGGCGAACCTGAAGTACGAGGGCGGCGTGCACCGCGTGCAGCGCGTGCCGGCGACAGAGTCGCAGGGGCGCATCCACACCTCCACGACCGGCGTGCTCGTCTTTCCCGAGGTCGACGAGCCCGAAGAGGTCGACATCAACCAGAACGACCTCAAGATCGATGTCTACCGCTCGAGCGGCCCCGGCGGGCAGTCGGTCAACACGACCGACTCGGCCGTGCGCATCACCCACCTGCCGACCGGCATCGTCGTGTCGATGCAGAACGAGAAGAGCCAGCTTCAGAACCGCGAGGCAGCCATGCGCGTGCTGCGGGCCCGTATTCTCGCGCGTCAGCAGGAGGAACGGGATGCTGTCGCCAGCGATGCCCGCAAGAGCCAGATTCGCGGCATGGACCGTTCGGAGCGCATCCGCACCTACAACTTTCCCGAGAACCGCATCGCTGACCACCGCACGGGCTACAAGGCCTACAACCTCGACACCGTCATGAACGGGGCGCTTGGTCCGGTCGTCGAGTCGTGCATCCAGGCCGACGAAGAGGCGCGTCTCGACGCCCTCGGCGACACCGAAGCCTGA